One region of Haloprofundus salilacus genomic DNA includes:
- a CDS encoding MinD/ParA family ATP-binding protein → MDNSIMARIYAVASAKGGVGKTTTTANLGAALAASGYSVAVVDGDLAMPNLAAAVGVDVSEATLHDVLAGRASVEDATYRAASGVDVVPGDGSLDAFAAADPSALHTVLTELDSYDFVLVDTGSGLTHDAVLPLGLADAVFLVCNTERDALGDTDKTREVTQRLGGTVAGVVLTRVDPENPNAEEVASRLDATVIEAIPSDDAVVESVAASVPVSTHAPDSPAAAAYAALAETVEAYEPGAKATAQTDDAEAVEENDGADEDDDTEAVEGNDDAEAGEEPVDAGFDDGGSAPAESAFSIANAEAKLGIGGDEITEGVDDDETAESGELDEGNKDDATDPVTDAIVEAEGTADAVDEATVDDEDGDSDDEVDGDDGVFDTALVEEAENTGAAGDDSDRGATATDEGEANGAEEADEGEDEETADEETEKRGKDRGFLGRLLR, encoded by the coding sequence GTGGATAACTCAATCATGGCTCGGATATACGCGGTCGCGAGTGCGAAAGGCGGCGTCGGAAAGACCACCACGACGGCGAATCTGGGCGCGGCGCTCGCAGCATCCGGGTACAGCGTCGCCGTCGTCGACGGCGACCTCGCGATGCCGAATCTCGCTGCCGCGGTCGGCGTCGACGTCTCGGAGGCGACGCTGCACGACGTACTCGCCGGACGAGCGTCCGTCGAAGACGCGACGTACCGCGCGGCGTCGGGCGTCGACGTCGTCCCCGGCGACGGGAGTCTGGACGCGTTCGCGGCCGCGGACCCAAGCGCGCTGCACACCGTCCTTACGGAACTCGACTCCTACGACTTCGTGCTCGTCGACACCGGCAGCGGCCTGACCCACGACGCCGTCCTCCCGTTGGGACTGGCCGACGCCGTGTTTCTCGTCTGCAACACCGAACGCGATGCGCTCGGCGACACGGACAAAACGCGCGAGGTGACCCAGCGACTGGGTGGAACGGTCGCCGGCGTCGTCCTGACGCGAGTCGACCCGGAGAACCCGAACGCCGAGGAAGTCGCGTCGCGTCTGGACGCGACGGTCATCGAGGCGATTCCGTCCGACGATGCGGTCGTCGAGTCGGTCGCGGCGTCGGTGCCGGTCTCGACGCACGCCCCCGACAGTCCCGCCGCCGCGGCGTACGCGGCGCTCGCCGAGACCGTCGAAGCGTACGAGCCGGGCGCGAAGGCGACGGCTCAGACCGATGACGCCGAAGCGGTCGAAGAAAACGACGGCGCTGACGAGGACGACGACACTGAAGCGGTCGAAGGGAACGACGACGCCGAAGCGGGCGAAGAGCCGGTGGACGCGGGGTTCGACGACGGCGGAAGTGCTCCAGCCGAGAGTGCGTTCTCCATCGCCAACGCGGAGGCAAAACTCGGCATCGGCGGCGACGAAATCACCGAAGGCGTCGACGACGACGAAACCGCCGAGAGCGGCGAACTCGACGAAGGCAACAAAGACGACGCTACCGACCCCGTCACTGACGCCATCGTCGAAGCCGAAGGGACAGCAGATGCGGTCGACGAGGCAACTGTCGACGACGAAGATGGGGATTCTGACGACGAGGTTGACGGAGACGACGGCGTGTTCGACACCGCGCTGGTCGAGGAGGCGGAGAACACCGGGGCCGCAGGCGACGACTCCGACCGCGGCGCTACGGCGACCGACGAGGGAGAAGCTAATGGAGCCGAAGAAGCGGACGAAGGGGAGGACGAAGAGACGGCCGACGAGGAAACCGAGAAGCGGGGCAAAGACAGAGGCTTCCTCGGTCGACTGCTGCGTTGA
- the prf1 gene encoding peptide chain release factor aRF-1, with translation MSADAEGPSDDRRKYEFRKVIEELSEYEGSGTQLVTIYIPPDKQISDVVDHVIQEHSEAANIKSKQTRTNVQDALTSIKDRLRYFDTFPPDNGIVIFSGAINSGGGQTTMVTKTLESPPEPVQSFRYHCDSAFLTEPLEQMLSDKGLFGLIVLDRREANVGWLKGKRVEPVKSASSLVPGKQRKGGQSAQRFARLRLEAIDNFYQEVAEMANDLFVAKRHELDGVLVGGPSPTKDEFLDGDYLHHEIQDKVVGKFDVSYTDESGLYDLVDAAQEVLADQEVMKDKAEMEEFFESLHAGDLATYGFEATRKNLVMGSVDRLLISEDLRKDVVVYDCDGQEEYEIVDARHATPNHKCVDGGEAEVVEREDVIEHLMEIADQRGTETKFISTDFEKGEQLYDAFGGIAGILRYSTGV, from the coding sequence ATGAGTGCTGACGCCGAGGGGCCGAGCGACGACCGCCGGAAGTACGAGTTCCGGAAGGTCATCGAGGAGCTATCGGAGTACGAAGGCTCCGGGACGCAGCTCGTCACTATCTACATCCCTCCCGACAAACAGATCTCCGACGTGGTCGACCACGTCATCCAAGAACACAGCGAGGCGGCCAACATCAAGTCCAAGCAGACGCGGACGAACGTGCAGGACGCGCTCACGAGCATCAAGGACCGCCTGCGCTACTTCGACACGTTCCCGCCGGACAACGGCATCGTCATCTTCTCCGGCGCGATCAACTCCGGCGGTGGCCAGACGACGATGGTGACGAAGACCCTGGAGAGTCCGCCCGAACCCGTCCAGTCGTTCCGCTATCACTGTGACTCGGCCTTCCTGACCGAGCCGTTAGAGCAGATGCTCTCGGACAAGGGGCTGTTCGGCCTCATCGTCCTCGACCGCCGCGAGGCGAACGTCGGCTGGCTGAAGGGCAAGCGCGTCGAACCGGTCAAATCCGCCTCCTCGCTCGTGCCGGGCAAGCAGCGCAAAGGCGGCCAGTCCGCCCAGCGTTTCGCCCGCCTCCGCCTCGAAGCTATCGACAACTTCTATCAGGAGGTCGCCGAGATGGCCAACGACCTGTTCGTCGCTAAGCGCCACGAACTCGACGGCGTGCTCGTCGGCGGCCCGTCGCCGACGAAAGACGAGTTCCTCGACGGCGACTACCTTCACCACGAGATTCAGGACAAAGTCGTCGGCAAGTTCGACGTCTCCTACACCGACGAGTCGGGGCTGTACGACCTCGTCGACGCCGCACAGGAGGTGCTCGCCGACCAGGAGGTGATGAAGGACAAAGCCGAGATGGAGGAGTTCTTCGAGAGCCTCCACGCCGGCGACCTCGCCACCTACGGCTTCGAGGCGACCCGGAAGAACCTGGTCATGGGTTCGGTCGACCGCCTGCTCATCAGCGAGGATCTCCGCAAAGACGTGGTCGTCTACGACTGCGACGGACAGGAGGAGTACGAGATCGTCGACGCCCGCCACGCGACGCCGAACCACAAGTGCGTCGACGGCGGCGAGGCCGAAGTCGTCGAACGCGAGGATGTCATCGAACACCTGATGGAGATCGCCGACCAGCGCGGCACGGAGACGAAGTTCATCAGCACCGACTTCGAGAAAGGCGAGCAACTGTACGACGCCTTCGGCGGTATCGCCGGCATTCTGCGCTACTCCACCGGCGTCTAA